The window AGCTCGCGCTTTATCGGGCCGTGCTGGCGAAGCTTTATCCCCAACTGCCCGTCCGGGCGGCGCTGCTTTGGACCGAAACACCTGAAATCATGGAGATTTCGGCCTCCGCGCTGGACGCCGGGCTGGCATAAGATCATGTCAATGTGACCGAGCTTGACCCGGCAAGGGGGCGTTCATAGGTTTGACCCATGCTCCCCGGGCGCGATTCTCCGCCGCGCCCTTTTGTCTCAACCGAACGAGGTACTCGCATGGCCGTTGGCAAGGTTTCTGACGCCGATTTCGAAGCCGAAGTGCTCAAGGCGACCGGGCCGGTGGTCGTCGACTTCTGGGCCGAGTGGTGCGGACCCTGCCGCATGATCGCGCCCGCTCTCGATGAAATTTCCGGCGCGATGGGCGACAAGGTCAAGATCGTGAAGCTCAACGTCGACGAGAGCCCGAAGACCGCGTCGAAATATGGCGTGATGTCGATCCCGACCCTGATGATCTTCAAGGGCGGCGAGATGGCGTCCCGTCAGGTCGGCGCCGCGCCGAAGGCCAAGCTGCAGCAGTGGATCACCGCTGCGGTCTGATCTGTTTCGCATTAGCTGATTTGTGCAAACGGCCGGCGAGAAGCCGGCCGTTTTGTTTTACCTGATCCATCCCGTCGCCAGCGCCGAGGCGAGCTCGGCTTGACCATTGCGCCGCGCCAGCGCTGCCATCGCCGCGTGATCGTAGGGGATGTGGCGGAAGGTCACGTCCCAGCCGCCATCAACCTTTTCAAGAACCGCGTAGCGCGCATCGGGCGAGCCGGCCTCGACGACATGCGGATGCGGCTTGCCGGCGCGATAGCCGGGTGAGCCGATGCTGCCGGGATTGACGATCAGCCGCCCATCGCGAAGCCGCACGGCTCGCGCGGTATGGGTGTGCGCGCAAAGGATCAGCGATTGCGTCAGGCCGGCCGCCCGCGCCTCGATCGATTCCAGCGTGGACATGCAGACTTCGCCGCCCGGCAGCACGGTGTCGAGCCAGTAGGTCTCGTCATCCTGGGGCGTCGCGTGACAGAGGAAAACCGCGTCGCGATAGACCGCATTCGCCGGCAGGGTGCGCAGCCAGTCGAGATGCTGCGGCTCGAGCTGCGTATAGGTCAGCCGCTCCCATGAGCCCATTTTCTCGTGCGGACGGTCGATGAGATAGCGGTCGTGATTGCCGAGCAGATGGACGGCATCGAGCTGCATCAGCACGTCGATGGTCGGCCGGGCGTCGAGCGGCCCGCTCACCATGTCGCCGAGGTCGACGATGTCAGAAATTCCCTGCGCCCGGATATCCGACAGCACCGCTTCAAGTGCGAGATGGTTGCCGTGGATGTCGGCGATTGCAGCAAAGCGCATGACGTCTCGTCCCCCCTGAAGCGTTTTCGAGCGAAGTGGGTACCGGTTCGCGTGAAGAAAACGCGTCAAACGAAAATCCAGAGTCCTTTCCGTTCCGATTCAATCGGAACGGAAAGGACTCTGGTGCGCACCGCATCCGGGACGCGGGACCACTTATGCAGGAGGCGTGCCGTTGGCGGCAAGCACTGGACCCGCCAGGTACAACGAGCCGGTGATCAGGATGCGCGGCGGCACCTCGTAGGCCAGCGTGGCAAGCCGTTGCAACGCGGCGTCGACACCGGATGCGATCTCGACCCGCATGCCGAGCGCACGGGCTGCATCGGCGAGCTTGTCCGGCGCCATGCCGTTGTCGCGGCCGGGCACCGGGACCGCGATGATGTGGCGGGTCAGTCCGGCGAAATTGGCGAGGAAGGCATTGGCATCCTTGTTGGCCATCATGCCTGTGATCACGACCAGCGGCCGCGACACCCGCTCCTCGAGATCGCCGAGTGCAGCGGCTGCAACGCGGCCGCCTTCGGCATTGTGCCCGCCGTCGAGCCAGACCTCGGAGCCCTGCGGTCCCTGGCAGACGAGGCTGCCTGAGACCAGCCGCTGCATCCGCGCCGGCCATTCCGCATTGACGATGCCGGCCTCATAGGCCGCGATGTTGAGCTTGAACGTGTCGATCGCGCGCAAAGTCGCGATCGCAAGCCCCGCATTATCGAACTGGTGCCGGCCGAACAGTCTTGGCGCAGCGAGATCCATCAGTCCGCGCTCGTCCTGATAGACCAGCCGGCCGCGCTCGACGCCGACATGCCATTGCTGTCCGGCGGCATGCAGCGGCGCGCGCATGCGCCTCGCCTCCGCCTCGATCACGGCCATCGCGTCCGGCGCCTGCTCGGCAGAGACCACCGGCACCTTGCGCTTGATGATCGCGGCCTTCTCGCCGGCGATCAAAGTCAGCGTATCGCCGAGGAATTCCATGTGATCCATGCTGACCGGCGTAATCACCGAGGCCAGCGGCGTCTCGACCACATTGGTCGAATCCAGCCGGCCACCGAGGCCGACCTCGAGCAGCGCGACATCGGCCGGATGCTTCGCGAACAGGCAGAACGCGACTGCGGTTTCCATCTCGAAGATGGTGATGGGGTTGCCGGCGTTGATGCGCTCGCAATGCTCGAACGTCGTGCGCAGCTCGTCGTCACCGACGAGCTTGCCGCCGCCCGTGGCACCCAGCCGGTAGCATTCGTTGAGCCGCACCAGATAGGGCGAGGTGAAGGCGTGCACGCGCAGACCGGCGGCTTCGAGGATCGCGCGCAGATAGGCGATCGTCGAGCCCTTGCCGTTGGTGCCCGCGACATGGATCACCGGCGGCAGCTTGCGCTCGGGATGATCGAGCCGCTCCATCAGGCTGCGCATGCGATCGAGGCTGAGATCGATGCGCTTCGGATGCAGCGCCGATATCCGTGCGATCAACGCCTCGAACGAGGGTTGCGATGGGGCGGCGCTTGCCGTCACGCGTGCGGCGCGGCCGGCACCGTCTCCGGGGCCGTGACGATCTGGGCCGGCTCGGTGACGGCGACCGTGGGCTTGGACGCGGTTTCAAGCGCCGGTGCCCTGGTCAGCAGGCGGCACAGCCGCGCCAGCGTGGCCTTCATCTCATGGCGATGCACGACCATGTCGACCATGCCGTGCTCGCGCAGATATTCGGCGCGCTGAAAACCTTCCGGCAGCTTCTCGCGGATGGTCTGCTCGATCACGCGCGCGCCGGCAAAGCCGATCAGCGCGCCGGGTTCGGCAATCTGGACGTCGCCGAGCATCGCATAAGAGGCTGTCACGCCGCCGGTGGTCGGATTGGTCAGCACCACGATATAGGGCTGCTTCGCCTCGCGCAGCATCTGCACGCCGACCGTGGTGCGCGGCATCTGCATCAGTGACAGGATGCCTTCCTGCATCCGTGCACCGCCGGACGCGGCGAACACGATGAAGGGCGACTTCTTCTCGACCGCGAGCTCGAGCCCGCGCACGATCGCCTCACCCGCGGCCATGCCGAGCGAGCCGCCCATGAAATCGAAATCCTGCACCGCGACCACGACGCCGGTGCCTTCGAGCTTGCCGTAGCCGACCTTGACCGCGTCGTTCAGGCCGGTCTTGGCCCGCGCATCCCTGATCTTGTCGACATATTTGCGCTCGTCGCGGAATTTCAGCGGATCCGCCGTTACCTCGGGCAGCGCGACATCGAACCAGGTCTCGTTGTCGAAGATCGACTTCAGCCTCGCCACCGCGCCCATGCGCATGTGGTAGTTCGAGCCGGGGATCACGAACTGGTTGGCCTCGACGTCCTTGTAGAACACCAGCTGCCCGGAATCCGGGCACTTGATCCAGAGGTTTTCCGGCGTCTCGCGCCGCAGGATGTTGCGGATCTTCGGCCGGACGACGTTGGTGAGCCAGTTCATGGTTCGCTCCGAAATGCGGGTCGGTCCCGCACCAGCTGGATATATGGCGGGCCGGGCGAACCCGGCAAGCCGCCGTCTGCGGCCTTGTTGCCGCAAAATGTGGCTTATTCAGCGGCCTGCTTGGCGCCCCGGACCCCCTGCGCCAGCGCGGACACCAGGTCCGCGACCGCGCTCACGGTCTTCGGCGTCGCGCGGCCCTCGGCATCGAGATTGGCGCGCACCACGTCGACGATCGCGGTGCCGACCACGGCGCCATTGGCGTTCTCGGCGATCGCGCGCGCCGTTTCCGGGGTGCGGATGCCGAAGCCAACACAGACCGGCAGCTTGGTATGCCGCTTGATGCGGGCGACGGCTTCCGCAACCGCGTTCGAATCGGCCGTCGCAGCGCCGGTGATGCCGGTGATCGAGACGTAATAGACAAAGCCCGAGGTGTTCGCGAGCACCGCCGGCAGACGCTTGTCGTCGGTGGTCGGCGTCGCGAGGCGAATGAAGTTCAGCCCGGCCTTCATCGCAGGGATGCAGAGCTCGGTATCTTCCTCCGGCGGCAGGTCGACGATGATCAACCCATCGACGCCGGCGGTCTTGGCATCGGCCAGGAAGCTCTCGACGCCGTAGATGTAGATCGGATTGTAGTAGCC of the Bradyrhizobium quebecense genome contains:
- the accD gene encoding acetyl-CoA carboxylase, carboxyltransferase subunit beta gives rise to the protein MNWLTNVVRPKIRNILRRETPENLWIKCPDSGQLVFYKDVEANQFVIPGSNYHMRMGAVARLKSIFDNETWFDVALPEVTADPLKFRDERKYVDKIRDARAKTGLNDAVKVGYGKLEGTGVVVAVQDFDFMGGSLGMAAGEAIVRGLELAVEKKSPFIVFAASGGARMQEGILSLMQMPRTTVGVQMLREAKQPYIVVLTNPTTGGVTASYAMLGDVQIAEPGALIGFAGARVIEQTIREKLPEGFQRAEYLREHGMVDMVVHRHEMKATLARLCRLLTRAPALETASKPTVAVTEPAQIVTAPETVPAAPHA
- a CDS encoding bifunctional folylpolyglutamate synthase/dihydrofolate synthase translates to MRSLMERLDHPERKLPPVIHVAGTNGKGSTIAYLRAILEAAGLRVHAFTSPYLVRLNECYRLGATGGGKLVGDDELRTTFEHCERINAGNPITIFEMETAVAFCLFAKHPADVALLEVGLGGRLDSTNVVETPLASVITPVSMDHMEFLGDTLTLIAGEKAAIIKRKVPVVSAEQAPDAMAVIEAEARRMRAPLHAAGQQWHVGVERGRLVYQDERGLMDLAAPRLFGRHQFDNAGLAIATLRAIDTFKLNIAAYEAGIVNAEWPARMQRLVSGSLVCQGPQGSEVWLDGGHNAEGGRVAAAALGDLEERVSRPLVVITGMMANKDANAFLANFAGLTRHIIAVPVPGRDNGMAPDKLADAARALGMRVEIASGVDAALQRLATLAYEVPPRILITGSLYLAGPVLAANGTPPA
- a CDS encoding metallophosphoesterase family protein; amino-acid sequence: MRFAAIADIHGNHLALEAVLSDIRAQGISDIVDLGDMVSGPLDARPTIDVLMQLDAVHLLGNHDRYLIDRPHEKMGSWERLTYTQLEPQHLDWLRTLPANAVYRDAVFLCHATPQDDETYWLDTVLPGGEVCMSTLESIEARAAGLTQSLILCAHTHTARAVRLRDGRLIVNPGSIGSPGYRAGKPHPHVVEAGSPDARYAVLEKVDGGWDVTFRHIPYDHAAMAALARRNGQAELASALATGWIR
- the trxA gene encoding thioredoxin, coding for MAVGKVSDADFEAEVLKATGPVVVDFWAEWCGPCRMIAPALDEISGAMGDKVKIVKLNVDESPKTASKYGVMSIPTLMIFKGGEMASRQVGAAPKAKLQQWITAAV
- the trpA gene encoding tryptophan synthase subunit alpha — translated: MSTRIDARFAELKQQGRSAFVTFVMAGDPDAKTSLDILKALPKAGADVIEIGMPFTDPMADGPSIQAAGLRALKGGMTLRKTLAMVRDFRKDDNTTPIVLMGYYNPIYIYGVESFLADAKTAGVDGLIIVDLPPEEDTELCIPAMKAGLNFIRLATPTTDDKRLPAVLANTSGFVYYVSITGITGAATADSNAVAEAVARIKRHTKLPVCVGFGIRTPETARAIAENANGAVVGTAIVDVVRANLDAEGRATPKTVSAVADLVSALAQGVRGAKQAAE